From Sporosarcina sp. 6E9, a single genomic window includes:
- a CDS encoding conjugal transfer protein has translation MRKKLGKSTDKRDGIVKKSMDVLKKSSENEKRKKDMRKLEKKSRPKGYRAKKLGAFTFWMLFLFMLLIVFVNIFSSSGNSNASDKTESLQVNKALAAEGVEFSKDFVSEYFTWNIGDEDREQRVEKLSYYLPKEINAQAVIADKQWKSTIAREDIILKEVEDMADNRARITFQVKIHFENFAAGQEKKEDDKKSGKVIPEKIETVKYISVPIFYDDEKRRFAVYELPSFTYLDEQKIDESIESETEGLKPIKDGSTQNVRAFMETFFEAYANDSRDKLTYIIDDPQHQNGLNQTMSFVGLKNTEIFEGKKANEKIVKTDVVLAEPKTGIEFTSTYILVLAEREMRYTVLFVNNKQYIDELKDKEIANVEKEMDMEGEKDNQE, from the coding sequence TTGAGGAAAAAGTTAGGGAAATCTACCGATAAAAGAGATGGAATTGTAAAAAAGTCAATGGATGTATTAAAAAAGTCATCTGAAAATGAAAAACGAAAAAAAGATATGCGAAAACTTGAAAAGAAAAGCAGACCGAAGGGATATCGAGCTAAAAAGCTTGGTGCATTTACTTTCTGGATGCTTTTTTTGTTTATGCTATTAATTGTTTTCGTAAATATATTTTCATCCAGTGGGAATTCAAATGCTAGCGATAAAACAGAGAGTCTACAAGTGAATAAAGCTTTAGCGGCTGAGGGAGTAGAGTTTTCCAAAGACTTTGTTTCGGAATACTTCACATGGAATATAGGTGACGAGGATCGAGAACAACGAGTAGAAAAACTAAGTTATTATTTACCGAAAGAGATAAATGCTCAAGCTGTAATAGCCGATAAACAGTGGAAATCTACGATTGCAAGGGAAGATATAATTTTAAAAGAAGTTGAAGATATGGCTGATAATCGAGCACGAATCACCTTTCAAGTTAAAATCCATTTCGAAAACTTTGCTGCTGGACAAGAAAAAAAGGAGGATGATAAAAAGTCGGGAAAAGTTATTCCAGAAAAGATTGAAACAGTGAAATATATATCTGTTCCAATTTTTTATGATGATGAAAAAAGGCGTTTCGCGGTTTATGAACTGCCGAGCTTTACGTATTTGGATGAACAAAAAATAGATGAAAGTATTGAATCTGAAACGGAAGGATTGAAACCCATTAAGGATGGAAGTACTCAAAACGTTCGTGCTTTCATGGAAACATTTTTTGAAGCATACGCAAACGACTCAAGAGATAAGTTGACTTATATCATTGACGACCCTCAACATCAAAATGGTCTAAATCAAACAATGAGTTTTGTTGGTTTAAAGAACACCGAAATATTCGAAGGTAAGAAAGCGAACGAAAAAATTGTAAAAACGGACGTCGTGTTGGCCGAACCAAAAACAGGAATTGAATTTACATCTACTTACATCCTTGTATTGGCTGAAAGGGAAATGCGTTACACCGTTTTATTCGTCAACAATAAACAATACATTGATGAGTTAAAGGACAAGGAAATAGCAAATGTAGAAAAAGAAATGGATATGGAAGGCGAGAAAGATAATCAGGAATAA